The Paenibacillus sp. YPG26 genome includes a window with the following:
- a CDS encoding TetR family transcriptional regulator, giving the protein MSPKISDEVKEQRRQQILEAAERVFIRTGYELATMKDIVEEAEMSRGWIYLYFQTKEEIFEALIAKYEQETETIFSVLMTTSPSIWAALETLLGEQKKAMCTLENSLASAYYEYFISGYRDQDRRVRLTRHYERTLGNIRRLIEAGTAAGEFHPTLPTELIGKIMTSNMEGIMSLAMAVGTEQAEASAQIDALIPYFKLLLGVNELSD; this is encoded by the coding sequence ATGTCCCCGAAAATTTCAGACGAAGTCAAAGAGCAGCGCAGGCAGCAGATTCTCGAAGCGGCAGAACGTGTCTTCATACGCACAGGTTATGAGCTGGCTACGATGAAGGATATCGTGGAGGAAGCGGAGATGAGCCGCGGCTGGATTTACCTGTATTTTCAGACCAAGGAAGAGATCTTTGAAGCCCTGATTGCGAAATATGAACAGGAGACCGAGACTATATTTAGTGTATTGATGACCACCTCTCCAAGCATCTGGGCAGCCCTTGAGACCCTGCTGGGCGAACAGAAGAAAGCCATGTGCACCTTAGAGAACAGCCTGGCTTCTGCCTACTATGAATATTTCATCTCAGGTTACCGTGATCAGGACAGACGAGTACGCCTGACCCGTCACTATGAGAGGACGCTTGGCAACATCCGTCGTCTTATCGAGGCGGGGACCGCCGCAGGTGAATTTCACCCCACTCTGCCAACTGAACTCATCGGCAAGATCATGACTTCGAATATGGAAGGCATCATGAGTCTGGCCATGGCTGTGGGAACAGAACAAGCGGAAGCCTCCGCACAGATTGATGCCCTGATTCCCTACTTCAAGCTGCTGCTGGGCGTTAACGAACTATCGGATTAG
- a CDS encoding iron-hydroxamate ABC transporter substrate-binding protein: MKGSFQNRRNKWSLLFISLLAVTMILSACGSKAADTNNSAGQAEQGSTPAGSAEGPKEKVMTDAMGHKVTIPANPQKVLASYLEDHLAAIGVKPVAQWSVANGIQEYLQTSLKGIPTISYDLPTESVLSLGPDLIIIGSESQVQKGLYDQYSKIAPTYVLGDAVNKDWRKALLKIGEILNKSEEAKKAISDYDAKAKEAKEKISASIGTKTAAILWLTQKNFYLVDQTVSSGAVLYGDLGIQPPNLVTDIPEKDRASWNPITLEKLAELKADYIFLVNSDKGQGADDTLNSPIWKGIPAVKAGHVFEMSRTSSWLYSGAVANQLTIDDAVKSLVK, from the coding sequence ATGAAAGGTTCATTTCAGAACAGAAGAAATAAGTGGAGTCTGTTGTTTATCAGTCTGTTGGCTGTAACTATGATTCTTAGCGCTTGTGGAAGCAAGGCTGCAGATACGAATAATTCAGCAGGTCAGGCTGAGCAAGGCAGTACACCGGCGGGCAGCGCCGAAGGGCCCAAGGAGAAGGTAATGACCGATGCGATGGGTCATAAGGTCACTATTCCGGCTAATCCGCAGAAGGTGTTGGCTTCGTATCTTGAAGATCATTTAGCAGCCATTGGCGTCAAGCCGGTTGCCCAGTGGTCTGTAGCTAACGGGATTCAGGAATATCTGCAGACGAGCTTGAAAGGCATTCCAACAATCTCTTATGATCTGCCGACTGAGTCGGTGCTGAGCCTGGGTCCGGATCTAATCATTATCGGTTCGGAGTCTCAGGTTCAGAAGGGTCTGTATGATCAATACAGCAAGATCGCACCTACCTACGTACTCGGGGATGCGGTGAACAAGGATTGGCGGAAGGCGCTGCTTAAGATTGGTGAGATTCTGAACAAATCCGAGGAAGCGAAGAAGGCAATCAGCGACTATGATGCCAAAGCCAAAGAGGCCAAGGAGAAGATCAGCGCTTCTATCGGGACGAAGACAGCAGCCATTCTCTGGCTTACACAGAAGAACTTCTACCTGGTAGATCAGACTGTCTCCAGCGGAGCGGTATTGTACGGCGACCTGGGCATTCAGCCTCCGAATCTGGTTACCGATATTCCGGAGAAGGACCGCGCAAGCTGGAATCCGATCACGCTTGAGAAGCTGGCGGAGCTGAAGGCGGATTATATTTTCCTGGTGAACAGCGACAAAGGCCAAGGTGCGGATGACACGCTGAACAGCCCGATTTGGAAGGGAATCCCGGCGGTCAAAGCGGGCCATGTCTTTGAGATGAGCAGGACGAGCAGCTGGCTGTACAGCGGTGCGGTTGCCAACCAGCTGACCATCGATGATGCGGTCAAATCATTAGTGAAGTAA
- a CDS encoding CsbD family protein — protein sequence MSHDNGLSDKIKGGVSKAKGEVKDQVGNATDNASLQAEGKADKAKGAVQQKIGELKD from the coding sequence ATGAGTCATGATAACGGACTTAGCGATAAGATCAAAGGCGGCGTATCCAAAGCCAAAGGCGAAGTGAAAGATCAGGTCGGGAATGCGACGGACAACGCTTCACTTCAGGCTGAGGGCAAGGCAGACAAAGCCAAGGGCGCTGTTCAACAAAAAATCGGCGAACTCAAAGACTAA
- a CDS encoding MFS transporter: protein MAGLRNIVDKGRRSPWIGLGVLWVVGFIGALSRFIMAFYQIQISDDLHIGRGFISLSWSTNLLIAALCAPLGGWMIDRYGVRKVMLLSTTLGIIGTGVVCLGQHPLLFFTGYGVISGLAGIGASATYVLLFSWFSKHRAKAIALIQSASSIGLAVCTPIFAQNAWLSWKVTFLASCLLGLVVTLPLILLFIPHPGKHEASAGGTGDSGAGGRETGVPDRAEGAGGRETGVPDRAEGAGGRGTGVPDGAEGAGGRGTGVPDGAEGAGDKGNRASNSAAGTVPGTSMAAGGLKQLGRSQLAVLTVIGLALFVCGFNMGTVEMNLVAIHQEAGVSQTSIAAGMAILGIMEIVGSFTFGFLLDRGDKTYIMSMLYGIRVLGFMILFAHFSWSPAVFAFAFGITYLGAIPGGLMIADQLAGIKGKLVGTLLLFHQGGGILGALLGGILYDYMKSYQLLIAADAGLATLAAAGYILVRRYRSRPLAGNREAQA from the coding sequence TTGGCAGGCTTGAGAAATATTGTAGACAAGGGCCGCAGAAGCCCATGGATTGGGCTCGGAGTCTTATGGGTTGTTGGCTTCATTGGGGCATTATCCCGGTTCATCATGGCCTTCTATCAGATACAGATTTCAGATGATCTCCATATCGGGAGAGGATTCATCTCGTTATCCTGGTCAACCAACTTACTGATTGCAGCTCTCTGCGCCCCTCTCGGCGGCTGGATGATTGACCGCTATGGGGTGAGAAAGGTGATGCTGCTCAGCACGACTCTCGGCATAATCGGTACAGGGGTGGTCTGCCTCGGGCAGCATCCGCTGCTGTTCTTCACCGGGTATGGGGTCATTAGCGGCCTTGCCGGAATTGGAGCCTCAGCAACCTATGTTCTGCTCTTCAGCTGGTTCAGTAAGCACAGAGCGAAGGCGATCGCTTTGATCCAGAGTGCTTCTTCCATCGGGCTCGCCGTATGTACACCGATCTTCGCACAGAATGCCTGGCTCAGCTGGAAGGTTACCTTCCTGGCCTCATGTCTGCTTGGACTTGTTGTAACCCTTCCCTTAATTCTGTTATTCATCCCGCACCCGGGGAAGCATGAAGCGTCAGCAGGAGGAACGGGAGATAGCGGAGCTGGAGGTAGAGAAACTGGGGTTCCTGACAGAGCAGAGGGAGCTGGAGGTAGAGAAACTGGGGTTCCTGACAGAGCAGAGGGAGCTGGAGGTAGAGGAACTGGGGTTCCTGACGGAGCAGAGGGAGCTGGAGGTAGAGGAACTGGGGTTCCTGACGGAGCAGAGGGAGCTGGAGACAAAGGAAACAGGGCTTCCAACAGCGCAGCAGGAACAGTTCCTGGTACATCCATGGCTGCAGGAGGCTTGAAGCAGCTCGGGAGATCACAGCTGGCGGTTCTGACGGTGATTGGGCTCGCACTGTTCGTGTGCGGGTTCAACATGGGAACCGTGGAGATGAATCTCGTAGCTATTCATCAGGAGGCTGGGGTCTCCCAAACCTCTATAGCCGCAGGCATGGCAATTTTGGGCATCATGGAGATTGTGGGTTCCTTCACCTTTGGATTTCTTCTGGACCGGGGGGATAAGACCTATATCATGTCCATGCTATATGGGATTCGCGTACTTGGCTTTATGATACTGTTCGCGCATTTCTCCTGGTCGCCGGCCGTTTTTGCTTTTGCCTTCGGAATAACTTACTTGGGAGCGATCCCGGGCGGACTTATGATCGCGGATCAGCTGGCAGGAATTAAAGGCAAGCTTGTAGGAACGCTGCTCCTATTCCATCAGGGCGGAGGAATTCTGGGGGCGCTGCTTGGTGGAATCCTGTACGATTATATGAAGAGTTATCAGCTTCTCATCGCTGCGGACGCCGGCCTTGCTACCCTGGCTGCAGCCGGATATATCCTTGTTCGCAGATATCGGAGCCGCCCGCTTGCGGGTAACCGGGAGGCTCAGGCTTAG
- a CDS encoding TetR/AcrR family transcriptional regulator, giving the protein MTKGEQTRRYIIKQSAELFNQHGYAGSSLSDITLVTGIKKGGLYRHFASKDEIAVEAFQYACQVVGGKFREAAEQESTSSDKLMAYFRVYEHVADSPPFIGGCPLLNTAVESDDSHPLLRSEAQESSRRTLEALRNIVEQGKADGEFRDEVDAEAVAMFTLSLLEGGIMLSKLEGSNRPMQLNMRNYSSYLEQLCRR; this is encoded by the coding sequence ATGACCAAGGGGGAGCAGACTCGCAGATATATCATCAAGCAGTCCGCAGAGCTTTTTAACCAGCATGGATATGCAGGTTCTTCTCTTTCAGATATCACCCTCGTTACAGGGATTAAGAAGGGGGGATTGTACCGCCATTTTGCGAGTAAGGACGAAATTGCCGTTGAGGCTTTCCAGTACGCCTGTCAGGTCGTTGGAGGCAAATTCAGAGAAGCTGCCGAGCAGGAGAGTACTTCATCCGATAAGCTGATGGCCTACTTCCGTGTCTATGAGCATGTAGCTGATTCACCGCCTTTCATTGGCGGCTGTCCTCTGCTGAATACGGCAGTAGAGTCGGACGATTCCCATCCACTACTGCGCTCCGAAGCTCAGGAGAGCTCACGGAGAACCTTGGAGGCACTCAGGAATATTGTAGAGCAGGGCAAGGCGGATGGTGAATTCAGGGACGAGGTTGACGCGGAAGCCGTTGCTATGTTCACCTTGTCCCTGCTTGAAGGCGGAATCATGCTGAGCAAGCTTGAAGGCAGCAATCGGCCCATGCAGCTGAATATGCGGAACTATTCGAGCTATCTCGAACAGCTCTGTCGTAGATAA
- a CDS encoding methylated-DNA--[protein]-cysteine S-methyltransferase, which yields MTPFTARVVRVIQAIPEGKVMTYGQIAACAGSPRAARQVVRLLHSMSGPHQLPWHRVVNKQGEIALKEDESKSLQMLLLESEGVELLPGNRVDLAVYQWDMEQACEEG from the coding sequence ATGACTCCATTTACGGCCCGGGTTGTCCGGGTCATTCAAGCCATCCCAGAAGGTAAAGTGATGACGTATGGCCAAATTGCAGCCTGTGCGGGTTCGCCGCGGGCGGCCAGACAGGTGGTGCGTCTTCTGCATTCCATGAGCGGTCCCCATCAGCTGCCCTGGCACAGGGTGGTCAACAAACAGGGAGAGATCGCTCTGAAAGAGGACGAATCGAAGTCGCTTCAGATGCTGCTGCTTGAGAGTGAGGGAGTGGAGCTGCTGCCAGGCAATCGGGTAGATCTGGCCGTATACCAATGGGATATGGAGCAGGCATGTGAAGAAGGGTAG
- a CDS encoding alpha-amylase, producing MKRNHTIMQFFEWHVEPDGKHWNRLSELAPELKAVGIDAVWVPPVTKAITTEDTGYGVYDLYDLGEFDQKGNVRTKYGTKDELVKAIATCQQNGILVYVDLVMNHKAGADETERFEVIEVDPNNRTEDISEPFEIEGWTKFTFPGRGNTYSPFKWNWKHFNGTDYDNKEGRSGIFRIHAENKQWAENVDDEFGNYDYLMFANIDYSHPDVRQEMLDWGKWLVDTLQCGGYRLDAIKHINHDFVREFATAMKKKRGEDFYIVGEFWKDELEACQNFLNTVDYKIDLFDVSLHYKLYEASHAGNSFDLTTIFHDTLVGSHPLNAVTFVDNHDSQPNEALESWVEDWFKPSAYALILLRKDGYPVVFYGDYYGIGGEHPIEGKKDQLDPLLCARYNKAYGDQEDYFDHPNTIGWVRFGVPEIERSGCAVVISNGDDGEKRMNVGKDRAGEVWVDLTGTREDQITIEEDGFAVFPVNGGSVSVWAQPDTDVDPGEEIRPEDLICGQPEEGHFGLEEQA from the coding sequence TTGAAGAGAAATCATACGATTATGCAGTTTTTTGAATGGCATGTAGAGCCGGACGGGAAGCACTGGAATCGGCTGTCGGAGCTTGCTCCCGAACTCAAGGCCGTAGGCATTGATGCCGTATGGGTACCGCCTGTCACAAAAGCAATTACAACTGAAGATACCGGCTACGGTGTTTATGACCTATATGATCTGGGTGAGTTTGACCAAAAAGGAAACGTGCGCACCAAATACGGAACAAAGGATGAGCTGGTCAAGGCCATCGCGACCTGTCAGCAGAATGGGATTCTCGTCTATGTGGACCTTGTTATGAATCATAAAGCAGGCGCGGACGAGACCGAGCGCTTTGAAGTGATTGAAGTCGATCCGAATAACCGGACCGAAGACATATCGGAGCCGTTCGAGATCGAGGGATGGACCAAGTTCACATTCCCTGGCCGCGGTAATACTTACTCCCCTTTCAAATGGAACTGGAAGCATTTCAACGGAACGGATTATGACAATAAGGAAGGGCGTTCCGGTATCTTCCGTATCCATGCGGAGAACAAGCAGTGGGCCGAGAATGTGGATGATGAATTCGGCAATTATGACTATCTGATGTTCGCGAACATCGATTACAGCCATCCGGATGTACGTCAGGAGATGCTGGATTGGGGCAAGTGGCTCGTGGATACGCTGCAGTGCGGTGGATATCGGCTTGATGCGATCAAGCATATCAACCACGACTTTGTCCGGGAATTCGCAACAGCGATGAAGAAGAAGCGCGGAGAGGACTTCTACATCGTAGGGGAGTTCTGGAAGGATGAACTGGAGGCGTGTCAGAACTTTCTCAACACGGTCGATTACAAAATCGATCTGTTCGATGTCTCTCTCCACTACAAGCTGTATGAGGCTTCGCATGCGGGGAATTCCTTTGACCTCACGACCATATTCCACGATACGCTAGTTGGCTCCCACCCGCTGAATGCTGTAACTTTTGTAGATAATCATGACTCCCAGCCCAATGAGGCGCTGGAATCATGGGTGGAGGATTGGTTCAAGCCAAGCGCATATGCCCTGATCCTGCTCCGCAAGGATGGCTATCCGGTTGTATTCTATGGCGATTATTACGGCATAGGCGGAGAGCACCCGATTGAAGGGAAAAAGGATCAGCTCGATCCCCTGCTCTGTGCCCGCTATAACAAGGCTTACGGGGATCAGGAAGACTACTTCGACCACCCGAATACGATTGGCTGGGTACGATTTGGAGTTCCGGAGATTGAGCGCTCCGGCTGTGCAGTAGTCATCTCCAACGGAGATGATGGAGAGAAGCGGATGAATGTCGGGAAGGACCGGGCCGGTGAAGTGTGGGTGGATCTCACAGGAACCCGTGAAGACCAGATTACCATTGAGGAAGACGGTTTTGCCGTCTTCCCGGTTAATGGCGGTAGTGTATCCGTCTGGGCCCAGCCAGACACCGATGTGGATCCTGGGGAAGAGATTCGGCCTGAGGACCTTATCTGCGGACAACCGGAAGAGGGACATTTCGGGCTTGAAGAGCAGGCTTAA
- a CDS encoding glycoside hydrolase family 55 protein: MKRFFKQVMLAILAMANSGDTVQQAVISQLGSPGSVINVRQIGAKGNGRDDDTPFVQKALDQAAGRGASVFFPKGSYVIDPNRTLIVGSRTKLVGQGSDSVIKASGSRFGWELMRVTGSDVEICNLSLDGNKQVNRVLVVGGGVQRVNISGVTAANASQSRNPDEEGYSEVVAGIVVYGNTSQIKIDSSEVKNIYAINQANGSMIARGIYITTTWGSNEQAARRVMITNSHIHHIGPADDGDGIYYEDPAMDENGGENTDSLISGNLLEYCAKRGMKIYAQGVKVSGNHIVNSFLNNNFYQGVNKGKLAPDMFSAVSVYGSNNIIYSNVIDGIGSFYAAIEVSAMETVRNTVISNNRIIMGSGSNIKGTTAIRLGNIHNFTIKNNTIENGERAIWTWQNADFGVIKDNTIRMSDGGGIDLSTYLDGYTQVNLALGGNRIEASTFNIQLAPTNRNVTVRA, translated from the coding sequence GTGAAAAGATTCTTCAAGCAGGTCATGCTCGCCATTCTCGCTATGGCGAATTCGGGCGATACGGTCCAGCAGGCTGTGATCAGCCAGCTTGGCAGCCCCGGCAGCGTCATCAATGTAAGGCAGATCGGTGCCAAAGGAAACGGGCGGGATGATGATACCCCCTTTGTCCAGAAGGCGCTTGATCAGGCGGCTGGAAGAGGGGCGAGTGTGTTTTTCCCCAAAGGTTCCTATGTGATAGATCCTAACCGCACGCTGATCGTCGGCAGCAGAACCAAGCTGGTGGGACAGGGCAGTGATTCGGTGATTAAGGCTTCGGGCAGTCGATTCGGCTGGGAGCTGATGCGGGTTACCGGCAGTGATGTGGAGATCTGCAATCTCAGTCTGGACGGGAACAAGCAGGTTAACCGCGTTCTTGTCGTGGGCGGGGGCGTTCAGCGCGTGAATATATCCGGAGTTACGGCCGCCAATGCTTCCCAGAGCAGGAACCCGGATGAAGAGGGTTACTCGGAAGTGGTCGCCGGAATTGTGGTATACGGCAATACCAGCCAGATTAAGATCGACAGCTCGGAAGTGAAAAACATTTATGCGATCAACCAGGCAAATGGGTCTATGATTGCCCGGGGGATCTATATTACAACAACATGGGGCTCGAATGAGCAAGCAGCCAGACGGGTCATGATTACCAATTCGCATATCCATCATATCGGTCCTGCCGACGATGGAGACGGCATTTACTATGAAGACCCGGCTATGGATGAGAATGGCGGCGAGAACACAGACAGTCTGATCTCAGGCAATCTGCTTGAGTACTGCGCGAAGCGCGGAATGAAGATCTACGCCCAGGGAGTCAAGGTTAGCGGCAACCATATTGTGAACTCTTTTCTGAACAACAACTTCTATCAGGGCGTCAATAAGGGGAAGCTTGCACCGGATATGTTCTCCGCGGTCAGTGTGTACGGAAGCAACAATATTATCTATTCGAATGTGATTGACGGAATCGGCAGCTTCTACGCGGCGATTGAGGTCAGTGCTATGGAGACGGTGCGCAACACGGTGATCTCGAACAACAGAATTATCATGGGCAGCGGCAGTAATATCAAGGGAACCACGGCAATCCGTCTGGGCAACATTCACAATTTCACGATCAAGAACAATACGATCGAGAACGGCGAGCGGGCGATCTGGACCTGGCAAAATGCGGACTTCGGAGTTATCAAGGACAATACGATTCGGATGAGTGATGGCGGTGGTATCGATCTGTCTACTTATCTTGACGGATATACGCAGGTTAATCTTGCGCTTGGGGGAAATCGGATTGAGGCCTCCACCTTCAACATTCAATTGGCTCCAACCAACCGGAATGTGACAGTCAGAGCCTGA
- a CDS encoding GNAT family N-acetyltransferase: MYDMKLLEQWAEFNRRKWGCRAAIRSFQASRSNSRCESLFFYTRRGKLYLPPLNLYHPTLFQATPTSKAHRISTQWHEAARQMIAEMCTVMGTAGFCLPPGFTDVRPFIWQGFEVVVKYTYYLDFPFSLENASGDIRSRVKRASSEGYYVRRTANMKEVHECLTGTEARQGFSHNLSLRDLELAQELLGENAFRCYVCYSREGEPVSASAVLVLDPDRPQWWIAGSKAAHLSKGVVQLLQSVLLQELSDLGMKGFDFAGANIPSVAKSKAPWGGNLVPYYLVKKRVFKDVLRVSWNWWRFRSNRLQRRLGKAKGLFRRHLG, from the coding sequence ATGTATGATATGAAGCTGCTGGAGCAATGGGCAGAGTTCAACCGCCGGAAATGGGGATGCCGTGCCGCGATTCGCAGCTTCCAGGCGTCCCGCTCGAACAGCCGCTGTGAAAGCCTGTTTTTCTATACCCGGAGGGGAAAGCTCTACCTTCCGCCCCTTAATCTATATCATCCTACTCTATTTCAAGCCACGCCTACGTCCAAGGCCCACCGGATCAGCACCCAGTGGCACGAAGCCGCAAGGCAGATGATCGCGGAGATGTGTACGGTTATGGGAACCGCCGGCTTCTGCCTGCCGCCCGGATTCACCGATGTGCGTCCATTTATCTGGCAGGGCTTCGAGGTGGTCGTGAAGTACACCTACTATCTGGACTTTCCCTTTAGCCTTGAGAATGCCAGCGGCGATATCCGTAGCCGGGTCAAGAGGGCCTCATCAGAAGGCTACTATGTCCGGCGGACGGCGAATATGAAGGAAGTGCATGAGTGCCTGACCGGTACGGAGGCCAGGCAAGGCTTTTCACATAATTTGTCACTCCGGGATCTGGAGCTGGCTCAGGAGCTTCTAGGTGAGAATGCCTTCCGCTGTTATGTGTGTTATTCGAGGGAGGGGGAGCCGGTCAGCGCAAGCGCGGTTCTGGTGCTTGACCCGGATCGGCCCCAGTGGTGGATCGCCGGCAGCAAGGCGGCGCATCTCAGCAAGGGCGTAGTCCAGCTGCTGCAGAGCGTCCTGCTTCAGGAACTGTCGGACCTCGGCATGAAGGGGTTTGACTTCGCCGGAGCCAACATTCCGTCCGTAGCCAAGTCCAAGGCACCTTGGGGCGGCAATCTCGTTCCCTATTATCTGGTCAAGAAACGGGTATTCAAGGACGTGCTGCGGGTGTCCTGGAACTGGTGGAGATTCAGATCCAACAGACTTCAGCGCCGCTTAGGCAAGGCAAAAGGGCTATTCCGCCGTCATCTTGGATGA
- a CDS encoding helix-turn-helix transcriptional regulator, producing the protein MENTSDSIVNKVYEFRVLKKMSQSELAKVVGVSKQTIFVMEKNNYSPSLLLAYRIANFFEVSIEEIFAYKEGGPHND; encoded by the coding sequence TTGGAAAACACATCAGATTCAATTGTGAACAAGGTTTATGAATTCAGAGTGCTGAAAAAGATGTCTCAAAGTGAGCTTGCCAAGGTGGTCGGTGTATCCAAACAGACCATATTTGTCATGGAAAAGAATAACTACTCTCCCTCCCTCCTGCTGGCTTACCGCATTGCCAATTTTTTTGAAGTGAGTATTGAAGAAATCTTCGCCTACAAAGAAGGGGGCCCTCACAATGATTAA
- a CDS encoding MFS transporter, whose translation MQLFKNLTFTKMFLANFTSQLGTVVGNMAFVFYLLDHFSTQPVYATIAELMYSLPTLAVFLFVGVLADKLDRKRIAMNSDWIRAGLTILLLVAVHQEWITAAFCILFLRSAVSKFFVPAETSLLQGIMREDQYVQAAGLNQSVMGIFMLFGTGLGSIFYTYLGIEAAIIIDGVSFLVSGLLIARCRFEPEVRLPNGPAKLGDLHIRSIAREFWQGLTYIRGNRLLMAIISGFLVFGLINGVFAVLPIFTMKYKLSPEHYQTYSALITVCLGIGYLIGSAAGPTLIKKFSKVSVLIAGLMLSALFTLLLGFINEVWVYLALVLVVGVILAPVNVVFGGWLPELVDPGSMGRVSAWIDPLMMLGQSVSLGLLAIAFPKYVSIEMLYILLGFCILAVSSYYWFVLPSLDRRYRAKNSHTPAASISAE comes from the coding sequence ATGCAGTTGTTCAAAAATTTAACGTTCACCAAAATGTTCCTCGCCAATTTCACCTCGCAGCTGGGTACGGTGGTCGGAAATATGGCCTTTGTCTTCTACCTGCTGGATCACTTCAGCACCCAGCCAGTCTACGCCACGATTGCCGAGCTGATGTACTCGCTCCCCACCCTGGCCGTCTTCCTGTTCGTGGGGGTACTGGCTGACAAGCTGGACCGCAAGCGGATCGCCATGAACAGCGATTGGATCCGGGCCGGGCTTACGATTCTGCTCCTCGTGGCTGTTCACCAGGAGTGGATCACTGCGGCCTTCTGCATTCTGTTCCTGCGCAGCGCGGTATCCAAATTCTTCGTGCCTGCCGAGACAAGTCTGCTTCAAGGCATTATGAGGGAGGATCAATATGTTCAGGCTGCGGGTCTGAATCAATCGGTCATGGGGATCTTCATGCTCTTCGGAACCGGCCTCGGATCGATATTCTACACTTATCTCGGCATTGAGGCTGCCATCATTATTGATGGCGTCAGCTTCCTGGTCTCCGGGCTGCTGATCGCCAGATGCAGGTTCGAACCCGAGGTTCGCCTCCCGAACGGCCCGGCGAAGCTTGGCGATCTGCATATCCGCAGCATAGCGCGGGAGTTCTGGCAGGGCCTGACGTATATCCGCGGCAACCGGCTGCTGATGGCTATCATCTCCGGCTTTCTCGTATTTGGCCTGATCAACGGGGTGTTCGCGGTCCTGCCTATTTTCACGATGAAATATAAGCTTAGCCCGGAGCATTATCAGACCTATTCAGCCCTCATTACCGTATGCCTGGGAATCGGCTACCTGATCGGCAGCGCCGCGGGACCTACATTGATCAAGAAGTTCTCCAAAGTATCCGTCCTGATTGCGGGTCTTATGCTGTCTGCGCTATTTACTCTTCTGCTTGGATTCATAAATGAGGTATGGGTCTATCTCGCACTTGTTCTTGTCGTTGGAGTGATTCTCGCCCCGGTCAACGTGGTCTTCGGCGGGTGGCTGCCGGAGCTGGTGGACCCGGGCAGCATGGGCCGCGTCAGTGCCTGGATTGATCCTCTGATGATGCTGGGCCAATCCGTCTCCCTGGGGCTGCTTGCGATTGCTTTTCCTAAATATGTATCCATTGAAATGCTCTACATCCTGCTGGGCTTCTGTATTCTTGCTGTCAGCTCCTATTACTGGTTCGTGCTTCCCTCACTGGACCGGAGATATCGGGCGAAGAATTCTCATACACCGGCTGCATCGATATCCGCTGAATGA